The Acidianus manzaensis genome has a window encoding:
- a CDS encoding encapsulin: MFSSDPSNSFRKEKMDKEEIIRAIRGDLMAELDAINYYLQQGKLYGDDFVKKVHDDIAKEEITHFGEFLRLLYYTSKEDFEYMIKGWNEASKLLNENTEFPIPLNRSDENAVISDKKDNTEISIDKIINEALLTRKIRNIGTLLVYPDESISVYDIQESEDEIIQKQSSSLYKLDLLSVQFKIRSDIPISRAINVIYKAGLKYSQLEDSYLLFKHPLSIIERGRKEKSSDYEIPGNIALDIIKAKDIISSSGFPDNDISVVLSPSLYSKLFRVYDKTGSYEIELLKDCCKITVCPYVSNILVVSKKGFYILENTKPSVEFLGKEGIYSDYLISSKIAPYLIDPNAAVILK, encoded by the coding sequence ATGTTTTCTTCTGATCCTTCAAATTCGTTCAGAAAAGAAAAGATGGACAAGGAAGAAATTATTAGAGCTATAAGAGGAGATCTGATGGCAGAGTTAGACGCAATAAATTACTATTTACAGCAAGGAAAATTATATGGAGATGATTTCGTTAAGAAGGTTCACGATGATATAGCAAAAGAAGAAATAACGCATTTTGGAGAGTTCTTGAGATTATTATACTATACTAGTAAGGAAGATTTTGAGTATATGATAAAAGGATGGAATGAAGCATCAAAACTATTAAATGAAAATACTGAATTTCCTATCCCATTAAATAGAAGTGATGAAAATGCAGTTATATCTGATAAGAAAGATAATACAGAAATTAGTATTGATAAAATTATTAATGAAGCTCTTTTAACAAGAAAAATAAGAAATATAGGAACACTTCTTGTATATCCAGATGAAAGTATTTCAGTTTACGATATTCAAGAATCAGAAGATGAAATAATTCAAAAACAAAGTTCTTCTTTATATAAGTTAGATCTTCTAAGTGTACAATTTAAGATTAGAAGTGATATTCCAATCAGCAGAGCAATTAATGTCATTTACAAAGCAGGACTAAAATATTCTCAACTAGAAGATTCGTATTTGCTTTTTAAACATCCTTTATCAATAATTGAAAGGGGAAGAAAAGAAAAATCATCGGATTATGAGATTCCAGGTAATATAGCTTTGGATATTATTAAAGCAAAAGATATTATTTCTAGTAGCGGATTTCCAGATAATGATATTTCAGTAGTACTATCTCCATCATTGTATTCCAAGTTATTTAGAGTCTACGATAAAACAGGAAGTTATGAGATAGAATTGCTTAAGGATTGTTGTAAAATAACAGTATGCCCTTACGTTTCAAACATTTTAGTAGTATCTAAAAAAGGATTCTATATATTAGAGAATACTAAACCTAGTGTAGAATTCTTAGGTAAAGAAGGTATATATTCTGATTACTTAATTTCAAGTAAAATAGCTCCATATCTAATAGATCCAAATGCTGCTGTAATACTGAAATGA
- a CDS encoding family 1 glycosylhydrolase: MKTGFSISAFQYEELNKNSDWYAWLTDDVNILSRKVLGELPDKNFYLSKYSILHDIARNLNSSVWRLNVSWGRIMKDKDSISNEAISEYKALLKDLKDKGFEVIMCLNHFDLPLWIHDPIVARDSLLTQGNLGWYSENTIREFVNFAKIVRDNFSEYVDMWCTFNEPNILINFSYLSGIFPPGISSRQAYKKALINLIRAHQEVYREFKGEKVGIIYNFPDIQGSEEVKKQNLEFLNNINFDWIGVNYYTRIVVKDGVPIPGYGMFCQGEKSNDGHTVSDYGWEVYPEGLTNVLREVKKFEKPILITENGIADALDRIRPYFILSHLQAIKESKVNVEAYLYWSLIDNFEWNFGYEMKFGLYTLDLKPRPSAIIFKELPNLL, encoded by the coding sequence ATGAAGACTGGTTTTTCTATTTCAGCTTTTCAATATGAAGAATTAAATAAAAATTCTGATTGGTATGCCTGGCTAACTGATGATGTCAATATTTTATCTAGAAAAGTATTAGGAGAATTACCTGACAAAAATTTCTATCTATCTAAATATTCTATCTTACATGATATAGCTAGAAATCTAAATTCTTCCGTATGGAGGCTTAACGTCAGTTGGGGCAGAATAATGAAAGATAAAGATAGCATATCTAACGAAGCAATATCTGAGTATAAGGCTTTGCTTAAGGATCTAAAAGATAAAGGATTTGAAGTAATAATGTGCTTAAATCACTTTGATTTGCCCTTATGGATTCATGATCCTATAGTAGCTAGAGACTCTTTATTAACTCAAGGTAATTTAGGATGGTATTCTGAAAATACTATAAGAGAATTCGTAAATTTTGCCAAAATTGTAAGAGATAATTTTTCGGAATATGTAGACATGTGGTGCACTTTTAATGAACCTAATATTTTAATTAATTTCTCCTATTTATCTGGAATATTTCCTCCAGGAATTTCCAGCAGACAAGCGTATAAAAAGGCTTTGATTAACTTAATAAGAGCTCATCAAGAAGTTTATCGTGAGTTTAAAGGAGAAAAAGTTGGTATTATTTACAATTTTCCAGACATTCAAGGATCAGAAGAGGTGAAAAAACAAAATCTAGAATTTTTGAATAACATAAACTTTGATTGGATAGGAGTAAATTATTACACTAGAATAGTAGTTAAGGATGGCGTTCCTATACCTGGTTATGGTATGTTCTGTCAAGGAGAAAAATCTAATGATGGGCATACCGTTTCTGATTATGGTTGGGAAGTGTATCCTGAAGGTTTAACTAATGTGCTAAGAGAAGTAAAAAAATTTGAGAAACCTATTTTAATAACTGAAAATGGTATTGCTGACGCCTTAGATAGAATTAGACCATACTTCATTTTGTCTCACTTACAAGCTATAAAAGAATCAAAGGTAAACGTTGAGGCTTATCTTTATTGGAGTTTAATTGATAATTTTGAATGGAATTTTGGTTATGAAATGAAATTTGGACTTTACACTTTAGATTTGAAACCAAGACCTAGTGCAATTATTTTTAAAGAACTTCCGAATCTTCTATAA
- a CDS encoding MFS transporter produces MNNKLGLFSVFIPFLLSAYVMYSITFILQNISKAFSVSFSLVVLAVTLSWIGGAFGGFAFGILADKIGRKKALLISIALFSILGIISGFINNLIELYVLWFFVGVGVNGENGISYAIVAELRFTNLRGFSGGIMQGLYALGSLLGALTATFIAPINWRYMFIVTGLISLISFIFWIWIPEEKFKGNIKMKISDIFSKNLLKITIIGSIISLASFLYLIPVFSLMPTTLEDLHVSNYDIIIAIADLVSVFAYSFSGYMSDIYGRKRTVEYFSIVAIISSLIFFFLIKITFIPVFLVFAFSAFFAFFGVWISELYPMQVRATGANFTLLIGRLIGGGFGTLLVSLIPLPLYESLGIDLTITSIVVLIGAIII; encoded by the coding sequence ATGAATAATAAACTCGGTCTTTTTAGCGTATTCATTCCATTTTTACTATCAGCATATGTAATGTACTCAATAACATTTATTTTACAAAATATTAGTAAAGCTTTTTCAGTTAGCTTTTCTCTCGTAGTATTGGCTGTAACACTTAGTTGGATAGGAGGAGCTTTTGGTGGATTCGCATTTGGAATTTTAGCAGATAAGATAGGAAGGAAAAAGGCTCTTCTAATTTCAATAGCTTTGTTCTCTATTCTAGGTATTATATCTGGATTTATAAATAATTTAATAGAATTATATGTTTTATGGTTTTTTGTAGGTGTAGGAGTTAATGGAGAAAACGGAATAAGTTATGCGATAGTAGCAGAGCTAAGATTCACTAACTTAAGAGGATTCTCTGGTGGTATAATGCAAGGTCTTTACGCTTTAGGTTCATTGTTAGGAGCTTTAACTGCTACATTTATAGCTCCAATAAATTGGAGGTATATGTTTATTGTTACTGGACTTATTTCTTTAATTTCATTTATTTTCTGGATATGGATACCTGAAGAAAAATTTAAAGGAAATATAAAAATGAAAATATCTGATATTTTCTCTAAAAATCTTTTAAAAATTACTATTATAGGTTCAATAATATCCTTAGCTTCCTTCCTTTACTTGATACCTGTATTTAGTCTAATGCCTACTACATTAGAAGATTTACATGTCTCTAATTATGATATTATTATTGCTATAGCAGACTTAGTTTCCGTATTTGCTTATTCATTTTCCGGATATATGTCAGATATTTATGGAAGAAAAAGGACCGTAGAATATTTTTCTATAGTTGCGATTATTTCTTCATTAATTTTCTTTTTTCTTATTAAAATCACATTTATTCCAGTATTCTTAGTATTTGCGTTCTCGGCGTTCTTTGCTTTCTTCGGAGTTTGGATAAGTGAATTATATCCTATGCAAGTAAGAGCTACTGGAGCTAATTTTACTTTACTAATAGGTAGACTAATTGGAGGTGGATTCGGAACGCTTCTAGTAAGCTTAATTCCTTTACCTTTATATGAAAGCTTAGGAATAGATTTAACGATAACTTCGATAGTCGTATTAATTGGAGCAATAATAATATGA
- a CDS encoding ArgE/DapE family deacylase yields the protein MLEELTKKLISFKTYDQQNLQDCAIFIKEFLIENGFSANIKEYDSGYPVVISESNKKESKKILLNGHFDVVPPGEGWDFDPFTPREAEGKIYGRGSTDMKGGLAMLMQLYIELADKLDYSLIFTAVSDEETGGFHGSKHLAEEYSPSLVIIGEPTGWSRVNIGEKGLFQIKIIEKGKTAHGSTPSLGENAIIKLVDDLASLETIQEYPIKIPKEIINAINEMRNINPIIYNDLKRISYNPGRINGGIKVNVVPDYAEAEVDIRIPPGISIDEVKQLISELVEGEVQVINSSDANYSILPDSMHFEKQIILAYATDGRYFRLKGIPTIVYGPGELNMLHARNEFVRIEDLKKSYEILKNNLLKLKL from the coding sequence ATGCTAGAAGAATTAACTAAGAAACTTATTTCATTTAAAACATATGACCAACAAAATTTACAAGATTGTGCTATTTTTATAAAAGAATTCCTCATAGAGAACGGATTTTCAGCAAACATAAAGGAATATGATAGTGGATATCCTGTAGTAATTTCTGAATCGAATAAAAAGGAAAGTAAAAAGATACTTCTTAATGGCCATTTTGATGTAGTACCACCGGGTGAAGGTTGGGATTTTGATCCATTCACGCCTAGAGAGGCTGAAGGTAAGATTTACGGAAGAGGTAGTACTGATATGAAAGGAGGTTTAGCAATGCTTATGCAATTATATATAGAGTTGGCAGATAAATTGGATTATTCTTTAATATTTACAGCAGTTTCGGATGAGGAAACCGGTGGATTTCACGGAAGTAAACATTTAGCGGAAGAGTATTCTCCATCATTAGTTATAATTGGTGAACCAACGGGATGGAGTAGAGTAAATATAGGAGAAAAAGGATTATTTCAAATTAAAATAATAGAAAAAGGGAAAACAGCCCATGGTAGTACACCATCTTTAGGAGAGAATGCTATAATTAAGTTAGTTGACGATTTAGCTTCTCTAGAGACTATTCAAGAGTATCCAATAAAAATACCTAAAGAAATAATCAATGCTATAAACGAAATGAGAAATATTAATCCTATTATTTATAATGATTTAAAAAGAATATCTTATAATCCTGGAAGAATTAATGGCGGAATAAAAGTTAATGTAGTTCCAGATTATGCAGAAGCTGAAGTAGATATAAGAATACCTCCTGGTATATCTATTGACGAAGTCAAACAGTTAATCTCTGAGCTTGTAGAAGGAGAAGTGCAAGTGATTAATTCTTCAGATGCAAATTATTCAATTTTACCTGATAGTATGCATTTTGAAAAACAAATAATTTTAGCTTATGCTACTGACGGAAGATATTTTAGATTGAAAGGAATTCCGACAATTGTTTATGGTCCAGGGGAGTTAAATATGCTTCATGCTAGGAACGAATTTGTAAGAATAGAGGATTTAAAAAAGAGTTATGAAATATTAAAAAATAATCTATTAAAATTGAAATTATAA
- a CDS encoding transposase: MDNDNIIDFLKKLTYEITESFEADVIEINAEKDHFNMLFKAKPTLNILRYINTIKTITSREIQKNFLKVKL, from the coding sequence TTGGACAACGATAACATAATAGACTTCCTAAAGAAACTAACATACGAAATTACTGAATCATTTGAAGCAGACGTCATTGAAATTAATGCAGAAAAGGATCATTTCAACATGTTGTTCAAAGCAAAACCAACACTAAACATACTAAGATACATAAACACAATAAAAACAATAACATCAAGAGAAATACAGAAAAACTTTCTGAAAGTAAAACTCTGA
- a CDS encoding amino acid permease gives MQFVRNTSGLVKNASLADSTMLNIANMGAGLAIFTGISPYITQGAVLWIASIITFLLSLPLVLLYTFFIIQIHRTGGDYVWLSRKLNGKIGSIMGIALAFNMPPYFALSAFFSVAAINTVLTVIGILHNQASLISLANSVFVNPYGVVTLPQEILIYVLSAIAFGIIIAINIFRPKWGFRLVTALGTLAILGTIVAMIVLAINVPDFHTKILPFLNSFDLKPSPYTGPTFSLPATFYMVPYFASFAYIWLYAGPSVSAEIKSEKGIKYNIILGSVMTLLLITVPFLLMDIAGGYGFNFSLYQTGTYNFWSVAIALAGNEALQWFIGISLIAWEFFVMAFGVVVFARYVFAFSFDRVFPEVFSRLNTNNSPVYAHLLDFIVTLVFLSFPIISPVGVQALYSYTPLAIAYLFLVALAGVRFAKQISNIPMLITGIISAIFMIFMGYEAFTNPYFGVITSSGALYWPGIAYILSLVGLGIIIYSISKYVNMKKGINIDLNYKEIPPE, from the coding sequence ATGCAATTCGTAAGAAATACTTCTGGCTTAGTAAAAAATGCTTCATTAGCAGACTCTACAATGCTAAACATAGCTAATATGGGAGCAGGATTAGCAATATTTACTGGAATAAGCCCTTATATTACTCAAGGAGCAGTATTATGGATAGCATCTATAATTACATTCCTATTATCTTTGCCCTTAGTCTTGCTTTATACATTCTTTATAATTCAAATACATAGAACTGGTGGAGACTACGTATGGTTATCTAGAAAACTTAATGGTAAGATTGGATCAATAATGGGAATCGCATTAGCTTTTAATATGCCACCATATTTTGCGCTCTCAGCTTTCTTCTCTGTAGCCGCGATAAATACTGTTTTAACGGTAATTGGGATATTGCATAATCAAGCCAGTTTGATAAGTTTAGCTAACTCAGTATTTGTAAATCCTTATGGAGTAGTTACATTACCTCAAGAAATTCTAATTTATGTTTTATCTGCAATAGCTTTTGGAATAATAATAGCAATAAACATTTTCAGACCTAAGTGGGGTTTTAGATTGGTAACTGCTTTAGGCACTTTAGCGATCCTAGGAACAATAGTTGCTATGATAGTTTTAGCAATAAATGTTCCAGATTTTCATACTAAAATATTACCTTTCCTAAATAGTTTTGATTTAAAGCCAAGTCCCTATACTGGACCTACATTTAGTTTACCTGCAACATTTTACATGGTTCCTTACTTTGCATCTTTTGCTTATATTTGGCTATATGCTGGACCTTCAGTTTCTGCAGAAATAAAATCTGAGAAAGGTATCAAATATAATATTATTCTAGGAAGCGTTATGACATTATTACTTATTACTGTACCTTTCTTGTTAATGGACATAGCTGGTGGTTACGGATTCAACTTTTCTTTATATCAAACTGGTACATATAATTTCTGGTCAGTAGCTATTGCGCTGGCTGGAAACGAAGCTTTACAGTGGTTTATAGGAATATCTTTGATAGCTTGGGAATTCTTTGTTATGGCTTTTGGAGTAGTAGTATTTGCTAGATATGTCTTTGCATTCTCTTTTGATAGAGTGTTTCCAGAGGTCTTCTCAAGATTAAATACTAATAATTCTCCAGTTTATGCTCACTTACTTGATTTCATAGTAACGTTAGTATTCTTATCTTTCCCTATAATAAGTCCAGTAGGAGTACAAGCATTATACAGTTATACGCCTTTGGCCATAGCTTATCTCTTTCTAGTAGCTTTAGCAGGAGTTAGATTTGCTAAGCAGATAAGTAATATTCCTATGCTAATTACTGGAATAATATCTGCAATATTTATGATATTTATGGGATATGAAGCTTTTACTAACCCGTACTTTGGCGTTATAACTAGCAGTGGAGCTTTGTATTGGCCTGGAATAGCATACATCCTTAGTTTAGTTGGATTAGGAATAATAATATATTCTATTTCAAAATATGTAAATATGAAAAAAGGGATCAACATTGATTTAAACTATAAAGAAATACCACCAGAATAA
- a CDS encoding serine protease, giving the protein MDFLIKMETKKFYAILVFAIVLSELTGIFISESFLQTHNSTAVETNNSTLNSHQTSDPQVIYLSDPPASLGNSQDYLINPVFPAHTIASQYAYVTYGNGRVFIGGLYSSGNGYLSGAKGAAVISSMLAYQPLTSYDYYLYITAPSPINVGGAVKTDSATVMFLSSMTGQQSSLNKSMYFLGDVGLEGYMYSTGVVYQRIVQLYQGGVYYLVVPQMMALAEGNNYQMAQNFAIQHHEVLLTVNSIPQMYELITGQYLAEPQGYIDFPVNFSVGYQYLSEIYANLSAQINNQTIKNEAQQYWSEAEGIAKEGDFYSFYFPNNPAILAIQLLYEHDMSYNITSEVDKAILEASSYNNLWKIETASEAAYLSAGNISDKIDANAWAALSLSINVGPSITPLGFYEGLYNSYIIDMYAAEYYDSVTGYTYGNVTLLTNVYNNPNLLYDYGFFANYYSQLALNFSNYYLKQLNSTALQEVKDSLYQYMVNEDNVLENAAAYYDGPSIVGYIMMQYGNIENNIGLLYQAMPYIRMTMNMEQLTWYNAD; this is encoded by the coding sequence ATGGATTTTTTGATAAAAATGGAAACAAAAAAATTCTATGCAATATTGGTATTTGCGATAGTTTTATCTGAATTAACCGGAATTTTTATAAGCGAAAGCTTTCTTCAGACTCATAACTCCACAGCAGTTGAAACCAATAATTCAACGTTAAATTCACATCAAACAAGTGATCCACAAGTTATATATTTAAGCGATCCTCCAGCTAGTTTAGGAAATTCACAAGATTATTTAATTAATCCTGTATTCCCTGCACATACTATAGCTAGCCAATATGCATATGTAACGTATGGAAATGGTAGAGTATTTATAGGTGGACTATATAGCTCTGGAAATGGGTATTTATCGGGAGCTAAAGGAGCTGCAGTAATATCTTCAATGTTAGCTTATCAGCCTTTAACTTCTTACGATTATTATCTCTATATAACTGCTCCTTCGCCAATAAACGTTGGAGGAGCTGTAAAGACTGATTCTGCTACTGTTATGTTCTTATCATCTATGACAGGCCAGCAATCTAGCTTAAATAAATCGATGTATTTCTTAGGCGATGTAGGATTAGAGGGGTATATGTATTCTACTGGAGTAGTATATCAAAGGATAGTTCAATTGTATCAAGGAGGAGTATACTATCTAGTAGTACCTCAAATGATGGCTTTAGCAGAAGGTAATAATTATCAAATGGCTCAAAATTTTGCTATTCAACATCATGAAGTTTTATTAACTGTTAATTCAATTCCACAAATGTACGAGCTAATTACTGGACAATACTTAGCAGAACCTCAAGGTTATATTGATTTTCCTGTTAACTTCTCTGTAGGTTATCAATACTTGTCAGAAATCTATGCTAATCTTTCAGCTCAAATTAATAATCAAACAATCAAAAACGAAGCCCAACAGTACTGGTCAGAAGCTGAAGGTATTGCAAAAGAAGGAGACTTCTATTCATTCTATTTCCCTAATAATCCAGCAATTTTAGCTATCCAACTCTTATATGAACATGACATGAGTTATAATATTACGTCAGAAGTAGATAAGGCAATTTTAGAGGCTTCAAGCTATAATAATTTATGGAAAATTGAAACAGCGTCTGAAGCAGCCTACTTATCAGCAGGAAATATTAGTGATAAAATAGATGCTAACGCATGGGCTGCTTTAAGCCTATCTATAAATGTAGGGCCTTCTATAACTCCTTTAGGATTCTATGAAGGATTATACAACTCATATATAATTGATATGTATGCAGCAGAATATTACGATTCAGTAACTGGTTATACTTATGGAAATGTAACGTTACTTACTAACGTATATAATAACCCTAACTTATTATATGATTACGGATTCTTTGCTAATTACTACTCCCAGTTAGCGTTGAATTTTAGTAATTATTATCTTAAGCAATTGAATAGTACAGCATTACAAGAAGTTAAAGATTCATTATATCAGTATATGGTAAATGAGGATAATGTATTAGAAAATGCTGCAGCATATTATGATGGCCCATCAATAGTTGGATATATTATGATGCAATATGGCAATATAGAGAATAATATTGGATTATTATATCAAGCAATGCCGTATATTAGAATGACAATGAATATGGAACAATTAACATGGTATAATGCAGATTAG